The following are encoded in a window of Clostridia bacterium genomic DNA:
- the rimO gene encoding 30S ribosomal protein S12 methylthiotransferase RimO — MENKQTFYIESLGCDKNRIDSEIMAYKLVESGYTLSQKEDAQIIIVNSCGFIESARQESINKVIELSQYKNNLCKKIILTGCLPQIYGQELYKDLTEADCICGANYEDIVKVVDSCFNSTQRFICPISKLDTVSQGKRIVSTPSHYAYVKIADGCNNFCSYCSIPYIRGRFRSRPIKNIIDEVVDLVNGGVREVILVAQDTTKYGFDLYGKPSLVELLTQLTAIQNLHWIRILYCYPELVDDSLLKLITASNKIAKYIDIPLQHVDDFILAKMNRKTNEQQVYDLFDNLTANYPDIALRTTFICGFPYEDQTKFNKVATFLKKYKLDNVGFFAYSIEEGTPAAKFEQIDKRTKETRVKKLYQLQQKISCQNLHKYVGRQLEVVVEEKLDDCYIARSMYQAPDIDGIVYIYSDKELTIGQFYNANITQNTDYDLIGEIL; from the coding sequence ATGGAGAATAAGCAAACCTTTTACATTGAGTCTTTGGGTTGCGATAAAAATAGAATTGACAGCGAGATAATGGCCTACAAACTTGTCGAAAGCGGATATACGCTCAGTCAAAAAGAAGACGCCCAAATTATTATAGTAAATTCTTGCGGTTTTATTGAGTCGGCACGACAAGAGTCAATCAATAAAGTTATTGAGTTGTCACAATATAAAAATAATTTATGTAAAAAAATAATTCTTACCGGCTGTTTGCCACAAATTTATGGTCAGGAACTTTACAAAGATTTGACAGAGGCAGATTGTATTTGCGGAGCAAATTATGAAGACATAGTTAAAGTTGTAGACAGCTGTTTTAACTCGACCCAACGCTTTATTTGTCCTATTTCTAAATTAGACACAGTTTCGCAAGGCAAAAGAATTGTATCTACTCCAAGTCATTATGCTTATGTAAAAATTGCCGATGGCTGTAATAATTTTTGTTCTTACTGCTCAATACCTTATATAAGGGGTAGATTTAGGTCAAGGCCGATTAAAAATATAATCGATGAAGTAGTCGACTTGGTAAATGGGGGCGTAAGAGAAGTCATTTTAGTCGCTCAGGATACAACTAAGTACGGTTTCGACTTATATGGCAAACCTAGTTTAGTCGAACTTCTAACTCAGCTTACGGCTATACAAAATTTACATTGGATACGTATTTTATATTGTTACCCCGAACTCGTCGACGATAGTTTGCTAAAACTAATAACCGCCTCAAACAAAATTGCTAAATACATAGACATACCGCTACAACACGTAGACGACTTCATTCTCGCTAAAATGAATCGCAAAACTAACGAACAACAAGTCTACGACTTATTCGACAATCTTACCGCAAATTATCCCGATATTGCGCTACGAACAACCTTTATATGCGGTTTTCCTTATGAAGACCAAACAAAATTTAATAAAGTCGCTACCTTTTTAAAAAAATACAAACTTGATAACGTAGGTTTTTTTGCGTATTCGATAGAGGAAGGCACGCCTGCTGCAAAGTTTGAACAAATAGATAAGCGCACAAAAGAAACTCGGGTTAAAAAATTATATCAACTTCAACAAAAGATTTCTTGTCAAAATTTACATAAATATGTTGGCAGACAGTTAGAAGTGGTTGTAGAAGAAAAATTAGACGATTGTTACATAGCAAGGAGTATGTATCAAGCCCCCGATATCGACGGGATTGTTTATATTTATAGTGACAAAGAATTGACTATCGGTCAATTTTATAACGCAAATATTACACAAAATACCGACTACGATTTAATAGGAGAAATACTATGA
- a CDS encoding DNA translocase FtsK — translation MTTVQNSKKFPARKIVSLIFVILSAIIFICLITGKYMFKFGRVIAEFFFGCFGLSSFGILISIIAVCAFVLADKKIQVTAKQIICFILLYYTIVLFVHLATSSIYLGVEVSYVDYIKQCYNFNNYPSFGGVIAGAVVYPVAKTSMLLAYFLFIVCMLLMLFLSVFANDLVKTPKPVAQQPTKDIDQKPAEKQKTTIDNLENSLKILYGNTVPDKQTPQKEYSTTDIIPLTKPTTYPEAPISVFDKPIEEKPSMSSTDREFIKPTRPFDMVEPVDADAVTKAIREKKNKEKEKINEHINNSSANANFDSSQILDLSKVSLETQVDTKPQINPFYVEETTFKQVETKPISPQPSPIYNVKPTEAVSPAEIYAKQAEPVELDDEGIDEVEELFVTKEVSKPKQVISYTEKPIETEQGKQAYQIALNIKDNVAEQLYHYKPYISPPIDLLNDSPIKISKEDENYNETAKLLEDILTSFRIEAKVENIVPGPTVTRYELRMAPGISIKRVMALADDIGINLSAVGMVRIEPQIFGKDLFGIEVPNRIKETVALKTVIDTPDFYRAKGNLTFALGTDIGGKQIVPDLADMPHLLIAGSTGTGKSVLLNSLIISLMYKYSPEELRFILVDPKQVEFFIFASSPHLLVNQVVTDPEQCISSLSYLIDEMERRYTLFKELGAKDVLQYNNMIDKETTQLLPRIVLVIDELNDLMTYHKQDLEGRIKSLAQKARAAGIHLVFATQRPSVDVLTGTIKANFPCRVALRVVSGGDSKTILDQGGPEKLLGKGDMLYMSSMTPKPVRLQGALVTMGEVEKVLTFIARNNTAYFDEEISNKILKVKKTKSVEELEEELDPYFIEALRFCVESNNASISMLQRRFSIGYSRAGRLIEEFDRRKYISNFDGSKSRKVLITMEEFNELYGE, via the coding sequence ATGACAACTGTTCAAAACTCCAAAAAATTTCCAGCAAGAAAGATTGTTAGTCTAATATTTGTAATTCTTTCTGCAATAATCTTTATATGTCTAATAACAGGCAAATATATGTTTAAATTTGGTAGAGTAATCGCCGAATTCTTTTTTGGTTGCTTTGGACTTTCTTCTTTTGGAATATTAATTAGCATAATTGCCGTATGCGCTTTTGTCCTTGCCGACAAAAAAATACAGGTTACCGCTAAACAAATTATTTGTTTCATATTACTATATTACACCATAGTTTTGTTTGTACATTTAGCTACTTCTTCCATCTATCTAGGCGTTGAAGTAAGCTATGTCGATTATATTAAGCAGTGTTACAATTTTAATAATTATCCAAGTTTTGGCGGAGTAATCGCCGGCGCAGTAGTTTATCCTGTCGCAAAGACATCAATGCTTCTCGCATACTTTTTGTTTATTGTTTGCATGCTTTTAATGTTATTTTTATCGGTATTTGCAAATGATTTAGTTAAAACTCCTAAGCCTGTCGCTCAACAACCGACAAAAGACATAGACCAAAAACCAGCGGAAAAGCAAAAAACTACCATTGATAATTTAGAAAATTCCTTAAAAATTCTATATGGAAACACCGTACCGGATAAACAAACTCCACAAAAGGAATATTCAACAACCGATATTATTCCTCTAACTAAGCCTACTACTTATCCCGAAGCCCCAATAAGCGTATTCGATAAGCCTATTGAAGAAAAACCCTCTATGTCAAGCACCGATAGAGAGTTTATCAAACCGACTCGTCCTTTTGATATGGTCGAGCCTGTTGACGCCGACGCTGTCACTAAGGCTATTAGAGAGAAAAAGAACAAAGAAAAAGAAAAGATTAACGAACATATTAACAATTCTTCGGCAAACGCTAACTTTGACAGCTCGCAAATACTCGATTTGTCAAAAGTTAGTCTAGAAACACAAGTAGATACAAAACCACAAATAAACCCTTTTTACGTTGAAGAAACTACTTTTAAACAAGTCGAAACAAAACCGATATCGCCTCAGCCAAGCCCGATTTACAACGTTAAACCTACCGAAGCCGTTTCTCCTGCTGAAATATACGCAAAGCAAGCCGAACCAGTTGAGCTTGACGACGAGGGAATTGACGAAGTTGAAGAATTATTTGTAACAAAAGAAGTTAGCAAGCCTAAACAGGTAATTTCTTATACTGAAAAACCTATTGAAACCGAGCAAGGCAAACAAGCATATCAAATTGCATTAAATATTAAAGATAACGTAGCCGAACAACTTTATCATTACAAACCTTATATTTCGCCTCCTATTGATTTATTAAACGATTCGCCGATAAAAATATCTAAGGAAGACGAAAATTATAACGAAACAGCAAAATTGCTTGAAGATATTCTAACTTCCTTCCGCATTGAGGCAAAAGTCGAAAATATCGTTCCCGGTCCTACCGTAACAAGGTACGAATTGCGAATGGCGCCGGGTATTTCTATCAAGCGTGTTATGGCGCTTGCAGACGACATAGGTATTAATCTTTCGGCTGTTGGTATGGTTAGAATAGAACCGCAAATATTCGGTAAAGATTTATTTGGCATAGAAGTTCCTAACCGCATTAAAGAAACAGTTGCGCTCAAAACAGTTATTGATACGCCCGACTTTTATAGAGCAAAGGGTAACCTTACTTTTGCTCTTGGCACAGATATTGGTGGCAAACAAATTGTTCCCGACCTTGCGGATATGCCACACTTACTCATTGCAGGTTCGACCGGCACGGGAAAAAGCGTACTTTTAAATTCATTAATTATAAGTCTAATGTATAAATATTCTCCCGAAGAATTAAGATTTATACTCGTAGACCCTAAACAAGTCGAATTCTTTATTTTTGCAAGTTCGCCTCACTTATTGGTTAATCAAGTTGTTACCGACCCCGAGCAGTGCATTTCTTCGCTAAGCTATTTAATAGACGAAATGGAACGTAGGTATACTTTATTTAAAGAGTTAGGCGCAAAGGACGTGCTTCAATACAATAATATGATTGATAAAGAAACGACACAACTTCTACCTCGAATAGTCCTTGTAATCGACGAGCTTAACGACCTTATGACTTATCACAAGCAAGATTTGGAAGGTCGTATTAAGAGTTTGGCTCAAAAAGCAAGAGCTGCCGGTATTCACCTTGTATTTGCGACGCAAAGACCTAGCGTAGACGTACTTACAGGCACAATTAAGGCCAACTTCCCTTGTAGAGTGGCTTTAAGAGTTGTTTCGGGTGGCGACAGTAAAACAATTCTTGATCAAGGCGGGCCAGAAAAACTTTTGGGCAAGGGTGATATGCTCTATATGTCCTCAATGACGCCTAAGCCCGTAAGACTTCAAGGCGCGCTTGTCACAATGGGCGAAGTCGAAAAAGTACTTACTTTTATTGCTCGCAACAATACCGCTTATTTCGACGAAGAAATTTCTAACAAAATTTTAAAGGTTAAAAAGACTAAGAGCGTTGAAGAGCTTGAAGAAGAATTAGACCCATATTTTATCGAAGCGTTGAGATTTTGCGTAGAGTCAAATAATGCCTCGATATCTATGTTGCAACGCCGTTTTTCCATTGGATATAGTAGAGCCGGACGACTTATCGAAGAATTTGACCGTAGAAAATATATTAGCAATTTTGACGGTAGCAAATCTCGCAAAGTTCTAATCACAATGGAGGAGTTTAACGAATTGTATGGAGAATAA
- a CDS encoding polysaccharide deacetylase family protein, translated as MKKKKNIFINVVSNVIIAIVVISVGFACFNANSALAVLGEKQIIDRGNSNKKRVTLMINLYWGEEFLDKTLQILDKYKIKTTFFVGGCWVEKHVSDLKKIVERGHELGNHGYFHLSHDKINATENYNEIFLTHKLIESLTGVQMTLFAPPSGAYGKHTLEKATELGYKTIMWSKDTIDWRDKDSNLIFKRATKNPSNGELILMHLTRSTLDALENIIKYYQQNGFELTTVSQNIS; from the coding sequence ATGAAAAAAAAGAAAAATATCTTTATTAATGTTGTAAGTAATGTTATAATAGCAATAGTTGTTATTTCTGTTGGTTTTGCTTGTTTTAACGCAAATTCAGCTCTTGCCGTTCTTGGAGAAAAACAAATAATCGATAGGGGAAACTCAAACAAAAAGCGTGTGACCCTTATGATTAACTTGTATTGGGGCGAGGAATTTTTAGATAAAACGCTTCAAATTCTTGATAAATATAAAATTAAAACAACGTTTTTTGTAGGTGGTTGTTGGGTTGAAAAGCACGTAAGCGACCTTAAAAAAATTGTAGAGCGTGGACACGAACTTGGAAATCACGGATATTTTCATTTATCTCACGACAAAATTAACGCAACCGAGAATTATAATGAAATTTTTCTAACGCATAAATTAATTGAGAGTTTGACCGGGGTACAAATGACTTTATTTGCCCCTCCTTCGGGAGCTTATGGCAAGCATACGCTTGAAAAGGCAACCGAACTAGGTTACAAGACAATTATGTGGAGCAAAGACACTATCGATTGGCGAGATAAGGATAGCAATTTAATATTTAAAAGAGCGACTAAAAACCCCAGTAACGGAGAACTAATTCTTATGCATTTAACACGTTCAACCTTAGACGCTCTCGAAAACATTATAAAATATTATCAGCAAAATGGGTTTGAACTTACCACAGTTAGTCAAAACATAAGTTGA
- a CDS encoding pitrilysin family protein translates to MEAQIKQFESGLRLVFYKYDNIYSVSMGILVKSGSRYEDETNNGYSHFIEHLLFKGTSRRSATQISNEIDSLGGTINAFTSKDTTCFYTKTGKDNLVDSFDLLADIFLNSTFAEKELNLEKRVIKEEISVDKDTPDEVCHDMLAQNLFGKTSLGQTILGTPKNINQATRESLQAFMRLRYTPNNIVISVAGNTTFEEAIELTQKYFESQLNKRNTNTIEVLPEFKSDFSHAFKDTEQSHIALAYPSFSYNDSLFPATVLLAIAFGGGVSSRLFQAIREKNGLAYSVYAYNSAYSDCGYLELYCGTNPNKLSKVVDILHKQIDILVAKGITEQEFLRSKSQILGSIKLSQENTMSVMRSNGSQLLRTDKIKGIEEQLAEIERVTIKDIANATQKIFSCVPASVYVGVKAPNYNLIKVKK, encoded by the coding sequence TTGGAAGCTCAAATTAAACAATTTGAAAGCGGATTACGATTAGTTTTTTACAAATACGATAATATATATTCGGTAAGTATGGGAATTTTAGTAAAAAGCGGTAGTAGATACGAGGACGAAACTAACAACGGCTACTCTCATTTTATAGAACACTTGCTATTTAAAGGCACTAGCAGACGCTCTGCGACGCAAATTTCTAATGAGATAGATAGCTTAGGCGGTACAATTAACGCTTTCACAAGCAAAGACACGACTTGTTTTTATACAAAAACAGGTAAAGATAATCTCGTAGATAGTTTTGATTTACTTGCGGATATTTTTCTAAATTCTACTTTTGCCGAAAAAGAACTTAATTTAGAAAAAAGAGTAATTAAAGAAGAAATTTCGGTTGATAAAGATACCCCCGACGAAGTTTGCCACGATATGCTTGCTCAAAATTTGTTTGGAAAAACAAGTTTGGGTCAAACAATACTAGGCACGCCTAAAAACATCAATCAAGCAACCAGAGAGAGTTTGCAAGCTTTTATGCGTTTAAGGTACACGCCTAACAACATAGTTATTTCGGTTGCCGGCAATACAACTTTCGAAGAAGCTATCGAACTTACGCAAAAATATTTTGAGTCACAACTTAATAAAAGAAACACAAACACTATCGAGGTTTTGCCCGAATTTAAAAGCGACTTTTCTCACGCATTCAAAGATACCGAACAATCTCATATAGCGCTTGCATATCCTTCTTTTAGCTACAACGACAGTCTTTTTCCAGCTACCGTACTTCTTGCGATAGCTTTTGGAGGAGGCGTTTCAAGCAGACTTTTCCAAGCAATAAGGGAGAAGAACGGTTTAGCTTATTCGGTATACGCATATAATTCGGCTTACAGCGATTGCGGTTATTTAGAACTTTATTGTGGAACAAATCCAAACAAGCTTAGTAAAGTCGTAGATATTTTGCATAAACAAATTGATATATTAGTGGCAAAAGGCATTACCGAACAAGAGTTTTTACGCAGTAAGTCACAAATATTAGGTAGCATTAAATTATCTCAGGAAAATACAATGTCCGTTATGCGTTCTAACGGTTCGCAACTATTACGTACCGACAAGATTAAAGGCATTGAAGAACAACTTGCCGAAATTGAAAGAGTAACTATAAAAGATATCGCAAACGCTACTCAAAAAATATTTAGTTGTGTTCCTGCTAGCGTATACGTAGGAGTTAAAGCGCCAAACTACAATTTAATAAAAGTTAAAAAATAG
- the pgsA gene encoding CDP-diacylglycerol--glycerol-3-phosphate 3-phosphatidyltransferase produces the protein MNLPNKLSLLRIALIPVFAVVYLLDFAYAPLVAIGIFIIAALTDLLDGHIARKYNMVTNLGKLLDPIADKLLVGFALFLIAYSQMLEPKWICTIFGAVIIARELLISMVRQVAASKGVIVQANIYGKLKTVMQTIALPITMLLNMKTQLVAVSQVFYDVIYILAYSTLGLAVLLTIISGIVYLIQNKNVFAEA, from the coding sequence ATGAACTTACCTAACAAATTATCTCTACTAAGAATTGCCCTAATTCCAGTATTTGCAGTAGTCTATTTATTAGACTTTGCTTACGCTCCGCTTGTTGCAATAGGCATATTTATTATTGCCGCTCTTACCGATTTACTAGATGGTCATATTGCTCGTAAATATAATATGGTCACTAATTTAGGTAAATTACTTGACCCAATCGCCGATAAACTACTTGTAGGATTTGCTTTATTTTTAATAGCGTACAGTCAAATGCTTGAACCTAAATGGATTTGCACAATTTTTGGCGCAGTCATAATTGCAAGAGAACTGCTCATAAGTATGGTTCGTCAAGTTGCGGCAAGTAAGGGAGTAATTGTTCAAGCTAACATATACGGCAAACTAAAAACCGTTATGCAAACCATAGCTTTACCGATTACAATGTTACTCAATATGAAGACTCAACTAGTTGCTGTTTCCCAAGTTTTTTACGATGTTATATACATATTAGCGTATAGTACTCTCGGTTTAGCCGTTTTATTAACTATTATTTCTGGCATAGTATATCTAATTCAAAATAAAAACGTTTTTGCCGAGGCATAA
- the recA gene encoding recombinase RecA encodes MMTDDKKKALDQAILQIEKQFGKGAIMKLGQGAATRSIDVIPTGCLTLDIALGIGGVPKGRVVEIYGPESSGKTTVSLHIIAEVQKLGGTAAFIDAEHALDPVYASNLGVDLENLYISQPDNGEQALDITEYLVRSSAIDLIVVDSVAALTPKAEIEGDMGDNHLGLQARLMSQALRKLTAIINKSNTCIIFINQLRDKIGVMFGSPETTTGGKALKFYSSVRLDVRKTDQIKDGADMMGNRTKIKVVKNKLAPPFKTAEFDIMYGKGISQSGCILDLATDSGLIEKSGSWFSYNGDKIGQGKENVKAYLEANPKLMKELETKIRATYLKPAEEINE; translated from the coding sequence ATAATGACGGACGACAAAAAGAAAGCCTTAGACCAAGCAATATTGCAAATAGAGAAACAATTTGGCAAAGGCGCTATTATGAAATTAGGACAAGGCGCTGCAACACGCAGTATTGACGTTATTCCCACAGGCTGTTTGACTCTCGATATTGCTCTTGGCATTGGCGGAGTTCCTAAGGGTAGAGTTGTTGAGATTTACGGGCCTGAGTCTTCGGGCAAAACTACCGTTTCGCTACATATTATTGCCGAAGTGCAAAAACTAGGCGGTACGGCTGCCTTTATCGACGCAGAACACGCATTAGACCCAGTTTACGCTTCTAATTTAGGCGTAGATTTAGAGAATTTATATATTTCACAGCCCGACAACGGCGAACAAGCCTTAGATATTACCGAATATCTTGTACGCAGTAGCGCAATCGACTTAATCGTAGTTGACTCGGTCGCTGCGCTTACTCCAAAAGCCGAGATTGAAGGCGATATGGGAGATAATCACTTAGGACTACAAGCTAGGTTAATGTCGCAAGCTCTACGCAAATTAACTGCAATAATCAATAAATCTAATACTTGCATAATATTTATCAACCAACTTAGAGATAAAATTGGCGTTATGTTTGGTTCCCCCGAAACAACAACGGGTGGCAAGGCATTAAAATTCTATTCAAGCGTAAGACTTGACGTTAGAAAAACCGACCAAATCAAAGACGGAGCGGATATGATGGGTAACCGCACAAAAATTAAAGTTGTTAAAAACAAGCTTGCGCCACCTTTTAAAACTGCCGAATTTGATATTATGTACGGAAAAGGCATTTCGCAATCGGGTTGTATTCTAGATTTAGCAACCGATAGCGGTTTAATCGAAAAGAGCGGTAGCTGGTTTTCTTACAACGGCGACAAGATAGGTCAGGGCAAAGAAAATGTAAAAGCTTATCTAGAAGCTAATCCTAAGCTTATGAAAGAGTTAGAAACAAAAATTCGTGCTACTTATTTGAAACCCGCCGAAGAAATTAACGAATAA
- the rny gene encoding ribonuclease Y, producing MIHNLLGFFFATDVVWYIILPIIGILVGGPLGFVIYKQIIKGKIGNAQNYVKSIIDDATAEAKTIKKETILEAKEEALKLKTELDKQLKERSAEAKKQEARLLLKEENLDRKEENLSKKVEQTEQIQKNLSAQQSELAKKQNEIDKFNDKLLAELEAVSKMTKEDAKQELVDIMLADARKDAASLVRDIEAEAKENGEKKAKEIICGAIQRCASDQVAEITITTVSLPNDEMKGRLIGREGRNIRSLENATGVELIIDDTPEVVILSGFDPVRRQIARITVEKLITDGRIHPARIEETVEKVRKEMDITIKEDGESASFDTGVFNLHPEIIKLLGRLKYRTSYGQNVLKHSMEVSYLAGLMAAELGVDIQLAKRGGLLHDIGKAVDHETEGTHIEIGADIAKKFKESKEVINCIEAHHGDVEPTCVEAVLVAAADSISAARPGARRETLENYVKRLEKLEEIANQFDGVQKCFAVQAGREIRIIVKPEVVNDESTILLAKDIARKIEQELEYPGQIKVNVIRETRSVDIAK from the coding sequence ATGATTCACAATTTGCTAGGTTTCTTCTTTGCAACCGATGTAGTTTGGTACATTATTTTACCAATTATTGGTATTCTGGTAGGCGGTCCGTTAGGCTTTGTCATATATAAACAAATTATTAAAGGCAAAATTGGCAATGCGCAAAATTATGTTAAATCTATAATAGACGATGCGACAGCAGAAGCAAAAACTATTAAAAAGGAAACAATACTAGAAGCGAAGGAAGAGGCCCTTAAACTCAAAACCGAGTTGGACAAACAACTCAAAGAAAGAAGCGCCGAAGCAAAAAAACAAGAAGCTAGGCTACTTCTTAAAGAAGAAAATTTAGACCGTAAAGAAGAAAATTTATCCAAAAAAGTTGAACAAACCGAACAAATTCAAAAAAATCTAAGCGCCCAACAAAGCGAATTAGCTAAAAAGCAAAACGAAATTGACAAATTTAACGATAAACTTTTAGCCGAGCTTGAAGCGGTGTCCAAGATGACCAAAGAAGATGCAAAACAAGAGTTGGTTGACATTATGCTTGCAGACGCTCGCAAAGATGCGGCAAGTCTTGTTCGTGACATTGAGGCTGAGGCAAAAGAAAACGGCGAAAAAAAGGCAAAAGAAATTATTTGTGGCGCAATACAAAGATGCGCTTCGGATCAAGTAGCCGAAATCACAATCACCACTGTTTCACTACCTAACGACGAAATGAAGGGTAGACTAATCGGCAGAGAAGGTCGCAATATTCGTTCGCTTGAAAATGCTACCGGCGTCGAACTAATAATAGACGACACTCCCGAAGTAGTAATTTTGTCAGGTTTTGACCCTGTTCGTAGACAAATTGCTCGTATAACGGTTGAAAAATTAATTACCGACGGGCGTATTCATCCGGCAAGAATCGAAGAAACAGTCGAAAAAGTTCGCAAAGAAATGGATATCACTATTAAAGAAGACGGCGAGTCAGCTTCATTTGATACCGGCGTATTTAATCTACACCCCGAAATTATCAAATTATTAGGCAGGCTTAAATACCGCACAAGTTACGGGCAAAACGTCTTAAAACACTCAATGGAAGTATCTTATCTTGCAGGACTTATGGCGGCGGAATTAGGCGTTGACATACAACTTGCAAAAAGAGGCGGACTGTTACACGATATAGGCAAAGCAGTCGACCACGAAACCGAAGGCACTCACATTGAAATCGGCGCAGACATCGCTAAAAAATTCAAAGAGAGTAAAGAAGTCATTAATTGTATTGAAGCTCATCACGGCGACGTAGAACCAACTTGCGTTGAAGCTGTGCTTGTAGCTGCGGCAGACTCTATCTCAGCTGCTAGACCGGGCGCAAGGCGTGAAACACTTGAAAACTATGTTAAACGACTTGAAAAACTTGAAGAAATTGCCAATCAATTTGACGGCGTTCAAAAGTGTTTTGCTGTTCAAGCAGGTAGGGAAATACGTATTATCGTTAAACCCGAAGTTGTCAACGACGAATCGACAATATTGCTAGCTAAGGACATAGCAAGAAAAATCGAGCAAGAGCTTGAATATCCAGGTCAAATTAAAGTTAACGTTATTAGAGAAACACGTAGCGTTGACATAGCTAAATAA
- a CDS encoding nicotinamide-nucleotide amidohydrolase family protein, with the protein MILIYSANTVCDKLFNILRCDCLDANYQCGGEITNSDCLIIVGEGLKQLNLSAKTNDKLANFYISTGVNEFVATANSKLPLNFSFETYNEDVMLIGDVDGRLIITLPQNVKAQEYFYQTFIKKILLPRYGIAEISYFKLFGLTKQEVESKLSGLACKDVIINTYTNYLDTLLSIAFTFKITTSTKDVIISKVVKQFEEIYCLENRSLQSVAVNLLTLKGKLLSLAESVTGGLIASSIVEISGASKVLTEGLVTYSNKAKHDRLDVSNRDLLTYSAVSTQVAEQMASGLMTNSNCDYALSITGYAEMQNNIDLLQGLCYICITNKSGKKQVYNITHNGDRNTIRKKMANTALFLLIKYIKIF; encoded by the coding sequence ATGATTTTAATCTATTCCGCAAATACCGTTTGCGACAAGCTATTTAACATTCTTCGCTGTGACTGTTTAGATGCAAACTATCAATGTGGCGGAGAAATAACAAATAGCGACTGCTTAATTATAGTTGGCGAGGGTTTAAAACAGCTCAATTTGTCCGCCAAAACAAACGATAAATTAGCTAATTTTTACATTTCGACAGGCGTTAACGAATTTGTCGCAACGGCAAATTCTAAATTACCTTTGAACTTTTCTTTTGAAACATATAACGAGGACGTTATGCTTATAGGCGATGTTGACGGTCGTCTTATTATTACTTTACCGCAAAATGTTAAAGCGCAGGAATATTTTTACCAAACTTTTATTAAAAAAATATTGTTGCCAAGATATGGTATAGCTGAAATTTCTTATTTTAAACTTTTTGGATTAACTAAACAAGAAGTAGAGAGTAAGCTTAGCGGACTTGCTTGCAAAGACGTAATCATAAACACTTATACAAATTATCTAGATACTTTGCTCTCTATTGCCTTTACCTTTAAAATTACAACTTCAACCAAAGATGTAATTATCTCTAAGGTAGTAAAACAATTTGAAGAAATATATTGTCTTGAAAATCGCAGTTTACAAAGCGTGGCTGTAAATTTACTTACGCTTAAAGGCAAACTACTTTCGCTTGCCGAATCTGTGACCGGCGGATTAATCGCTTCAAGCATTGTAGAAATTTCGGGCGCAAGTAAAGTTCTTACCGAAGGTCTTGTTACTTATTCAAACAAGGCTAAACACGATAGGCTCGACGTTTCCAACCGAGACCTATTGACATATTCGGCAGTTTCTACTCAGGTTGCCGAACAAATGGCAAGCGGACTTATGACAAATTCTAATTGCGACTACGCTCTTTCAATAACTGGTTATGCAGAAATGCAAAATAATATTGATTTATTACAAGGTTTGTGTTATATTTGTATTACTAATAAAAGCGGTAAAAAACAAGTATATAATATTACTCACAATGGCGACCGCAACACTATACGCAAAAAAATGGCGAATACGGCGTTGTTTTTGCTAATTAAATATATTAAAATATTCTAA